A segment of the bacterium genome:
GGCTTGACCAACACCATCGACCCGTTGGCGGGGTCATACTTTGTCGAGTCGTTGACAAAACAAATGGAGGAGGGCGCCGAGGAGATCTTCGCTGAAATCGAGCGTCGTGGCGGCGTCTTGGCCGCCATCGAGCAGGGATACTTCCAACGCGAACTGGCCAAGTCGGCCTATGTCTATCAACAAGCAGTTGAAAAGGGCGAACGTATCATCGTGGGCGTCAACAAGTTCACGATGGACGACGAAACGCTGGAAATCCCCGTACTCAAAATTGACCCGGCGGTCGAACGCGAACAAATCGAATCGTTGCGCCAATTGAAGCAGGCGCGCGACAACGACAAGGTTCAGCGCACTCTGGCCGAGATGAAGGCGGTCGCCGAGCGCGGTGACAATTTGATGCCCGCTTTTATCGACTGCGCCCGCGTCTATTGTACCTTGGGAGAGATAGTGGACGTACTCCGTGGGGTGTACGGCGAGTACGAAGAACCGCCGATGATCTGAGTCCTCCGCGGCAGCCACAAGTCTGCCGCCCGCCTGCCCTTGCAGGTCCCCTCTCCCGGGAGCGGGGCGAAGGTCGCGGTGAGGATCTGGGGCCGGCGCTTTACAGAAGGCCGAACTGACGAGATGGATCCACTGACCTCATACGCATTCTACGGCGGACTGGCGCTGGCGGTCATCGCCTGGGCCATCCACTTCGCCTACCATCGTGGGCGCAAGCGGGGGGCCTCCGAAGCCGAAGGGTCGATGGCCGATCTGCCCGAGGTCAAGTGGCTCAACGGAGAGGACTCGCCCACGGGACGGCGTTGCTTGGATTGCCGTGCCTACGCCCTGGGCGTGCAGCTGATCACGCAGGACAAGGAAGCGCTGGAACGGTTCAGCGCAAACTGCTCTTCCGATGGCAGCGAGATTGAGGGGAAGTCGCCCGACAACGCCTGGCTGGTCGCGGTCGATTGGCGTTTCGATTTCGAGCAAGCCGAAGCGATCGCCGGGGGGATGCGTCCGCAAGTCGCCGAAGACATGTGGATGATCGACTGCATCGGCTCGCGCATCTACTTCCGCCGCAGCTGGTCCGGGCAACTTATCTTCATGTCCAACTTCCTGCGCATCCCGTCGGCCGGCGCCCGCATCACCCGCCTTTGGGTCCCCGGCGAGGAGCCGTTCGACCAGCAGACTCCCGAGTATCTGGCCGCGTATGTGCGCCATCTGGTCGACACGCATTTGCTGGGTACCCTGACACCCTTCCCGATTCCGCCCGATTTTTCCGGCGACGATGAAAAGATTGCCCAGTTCGTCTTCCACTCCGTCGGACGGCGCGGCTGGCTGGCGGAGTATTTCAAACCGGACGAGCATGCCCGGGACATCCACGAGTAACTCTATGCAGAAGATCCGCATCCTCCTCGCCAAGCCAGGCCTCGACGGCCATGATCGCGGCATCAAGGTGATCGCCGCCGCACTCCGCGACGCCGGCTTTGAAGTGATCTATACCGGCCTGCGCCAGACCCCGGAACGCATTGTCGAAGCCGCCATCCAGGAAGATGTCGACTTCATCGGCATGTCGATTCTCTCCGGGGCGCACATGACGCTTTTCCCCGAAGTCCAGCGCCTGCTGAAGGAACGCGGCGCCGCCGACATTCATCTCTTTGGCGGCGGAATCATTCCCGATCAGGAGGCCAAAGAACTCGAGCGGCAGGGCATAGGCAAGTTGTTCGGGCCGGGGACCACCACGCAGGACATTGTCGCCTACATCAAAAAGGTCGCCGCCGGGCGCAGGCCCGAGTCGGTGATGTAGCCCCCGCAACGGACTTATGTCCCGGCGAGGATGGCCACCGCCTCGCCGAGATCGGCGTTCATCAGCAAATCCAGCGTGTGACCGCCCGAAGCGCGGCGGACGTCGATGAGACGCACCGCGCCGGCCAGGCGCTCGTAGTCGGGCAGCACCTTGGTGAGGAAATTCTGCGAACCGGTGAAGAACTCCTCCTTCCAGGCGTTCCCGGGCTCATCCGGGTACAGCGGCAGGTAGTGAATCCCCGCCTCAACCAAGTCCTGAAAGAAGTGGGTGCCGTAGGAGACCTCCGGCACATAGTCTCCGGTGCGGCGCGCGATCTCGATCAGCGCCGCGGTGTTGTTGATGTCGGAATAGGTGACGCTGACGCCCAGACGGATGTCGCCGCGGCTGCCCCAGCGGCCCGGACCGATCAGAATGAACTTGCGGCGGGGGAGACGCTCGTTGAGCATGCCGACCACTCGGCCGACCGCCAACAAGTCGCCGCGATCCGACAGCCGCTGGTATTGCTGCGGATCCACATAGACAACGTGGGTGATCCCACTGATCTGGCCGTTGGGAACATGACGACGCGCCGAAAAGATCACCCGGTCGGGCGCGATGTCCTTTGGGATCTCGGCCGCGGTGAACGCCGCCGGAGAGCTTTGCGCCCGGCATTGTAGGATGTAGAGATCCTTGCCATCGGAGGCGAACTCGATATCGATCGGCGTTCCGATCGCTTCTTCCAACGTGCGCAAGGTCGCGCCGATGCGGTGGACGAAGTCGGAACGCTCGCTTAAGCCAAGAAAGGTGACGGCGAAATCCCCCTGGCTGATGTCGACATGGAATCCCGGTGGACGCAGCATCCCGGCCGGATCGACGATCGACACAATCTGGTCGAACGCGGGAATGTCGTCGGCGTAGCGGCGAAACAGCGGCGCCAGGGGCACCGTCTCGAAGGAGTTGGACTCGAGGTTGATCAAGTCGATGTGCTTCGGCGAATAGCGCAACGCCTCATCGACCGACACATTGGCGCGGATGCGTGGCTGGCCGGGAGCGATCAGAATCGGGTAGTCATCGCTGAGACGGTCCACCGCGCGTGTTCCCAGCCCCGGCACGATACGAACCAGTCCGTCCTCACGCCGGATGCGCGGCGACCAGCGGAATTCGTTGCGGCTGAAGGCCACGCCCGCATAGGAGGGGAAAAAATAGGGCCCGACCCTCGTGCCGACCACCTCCTGGAGAATGATTCCCATCTCCTCGGAGAAATCGATCAGCCCGCGCTCGATCCGGTACTCGATCGGATCGGGGCCGAACGTGGACGCATAGACCTCGGCGATCGCATCGGTGAGCGCTTTCATGCGCTCTTGCTTGCCGCCTTGGTTGGCCAGAAACAGACTCTTATACTTTCCGGCGAAGGCCGCGCCCATCCGGTCTTCCAGAAGACTCGAACTGCGCACGATCAACGGCTTGTCGCCGAAATCGTCCAATGCCATCGACAGGCCCTTGAGCACATCGGGCGGAAAGGGCGACTGACGGAACAACTGGACCACGTGCGGGTACTCCTGGCGAATCTGATCGAGGTCCTTGTACTTCTGTTCGATCAGGTCATCGAGATCGTTGTAGTGCATGAAATGCAGGATCAGATCCGATGTCAGGTGCCAGGTCTTGGGGATGCGGATGCCCGCCAGCAGGCCCGTCGGGTCGGGCGACCGCTTCAGGATGCCGGCGGCCAGGTAGAGCCCGGCGCTCTTGCCGCCGAGACGCCCATGGCTGTCGGTGGCGAAGACCAGTCGCGACAGCAGGTCATGGAAATCCGCCAGCTCCAGGTATCGCTTCGCACAGTTGATGTACTCCAACTGCTCCGAGAGAAAGCGGCGGATCAGCGCCACTTCGACCCCGCGCTTGGTCGTCGAGGATTCCGTCGACGCCGGTGAGGCGAGCAATTGATACCGGCGGATCGCGTCGGCCACCGCCGGCAGCGGGACCTGCCGGCTGATGATCATCGACAACACGCTGAGCTTATCTTCCTGGATCCAGCGGCGCAGATCGGCGAGCAGCTCGTCCTCGGGCTGATAACGCGCCGCGATCGCAAACAATTCGTCGCTCATCTCGCTTAAGCGGTGCGGCGAGGG
Coding sequences within it:
- a CDS encoding cobalamin B12-binding domain-containing protein — translated: MQKIRILLAKPGLDGHDRGIKVIAAALRDAGFEVIYTGLRQTPERIVEAAIQEDVDFIGMSILSGAHMTLFPEVQRLLKERGAADIHLFGGGIIPDQEAKELERQGIGKLFGPGTTTQDIVAYIKKVAAGRRPESVM
- a CDS encoding PEP/pyruvate-binding domain-containing protein, which encodes MSDPHPSTERLLEALRERAKELNCLYDVEEILRHDELDAAGICRRLVKTIPAGWQFPDLCRARIVLDKQTYQDHEFDDTPWKLEAPILINGRPAGALQIFYTQAAPGMEETPFLPEESRLLQVIAERLGQHLGHRETRRVAAGADTAPTAAARTRPEWHAVLELLRQTDRDLHLRVCRRMLTRLALAGIPEADELRRRLQAGTEATAEDDPNRPQRAVPSPHRLSEMSDELFAIAARYQPEDELLADLRRWIQEDKLSVLSMIISRQVPLPAVADAIRRYQLLASPASTESSTTKRGVEVALIRRFLSEQLEYINCAKRYLELADFHDLLSRLVFATDSHGRLGGKSAGLYLAAGILKRSPDPTGLLAGIRIPKTWHLTSDLILHFMHYNDLDDLIEQKYKDLDQIRQEYPHVVQLFRQSPFPPDVLKGLSMALDDFGDKPLIVRSSSLLEDRMGAAFAGKYKSLFLANQGGKQERMKALTDAIAEVYASTFGPDPIEYRIERGLIDFSEEMGIILQEVVGTRVGPYFFPSYAGVAFSRNEFRWSPRIRREDGLVRIVPGLGTRAVDRLSDDYPILIAPGQPRIRANVSVDEALRYSPKHIDLINLESNSFETVPLAPLFRRYADDIPAFDQIVSIVDPAGMLRPPGFHVDISQGDFAVTFLGLSERSDFVHRIGATLRTLEEAIGTPIDIEFASDGKDLYILQCRAQSSPAAFTAAEIPKDIAPDRVIFSARRHVPNGQISGITHVVYVDPQQYQRLSDRGDLLAVGRVVGMLNERLPRRKFILIGPGRWGSRGDIRLGVSVTYSDINNTAALIEIARRTGDYVPEVSYGTHFFQDLVEAGIHYLPLYPDEPGNAWKEEFFTGSQNFLTKVLPDYERLAGAVRLIDVRRASGGHTLDLLMNADLGEAVAILAGT